The Malus domestica chromosome 10, GDT2T_hap1 genome contains a region encoding:
- the LOC103446378 gene encoding homeobox-DDT domain protein RLT1 isoform X4, protein MEAASEGENQNKNHESNSKFNNSSEGQSKPKRQMKTPFQLETLEKAYALDTYPSEAVRAELSERLGLSDRQLQMWFCHRRLKDKKEGGPPKKQRKLAPPLPEPPMDDLAHGSEPGSDYGSGSGSGSSPFGHAQLRNVVARGVADDIPMRGRRYYESPQSKLELRAIACVEAQLGEPLRENGPLLGIEFDPLPPDAFGAPIVAEQQKRSAHALEGKYERHDAKPNKAAPRTLHEYPFLQDHSSIRSDAYGQVSQSHFHDSAIDGPSARTSSFAVGNEPLSRVHVHGHASRVRLLSQQERQAVPYSSPVDDGSVPQRDSFTNVRVNTQFSDPPVVAPENSNLLSEDQINDSILRMERKRKSEEVRIAKEVEAHELRIRKELEKQDILRRKNEERMRKEMERQDRERRKEEERLMRERQREEERLKREQKREIERREKFLQKEYIRAEKRRQKEELRKEREVVRRKAALEKATARRLAKESMELIEDEQLELMELAAASKGLSSIISIDLDTLQNLDAFRDSLVAFPPRSVQLKRPFAIQPWINSEANIGNLLMVWRFLITFADVLELWPFTLDEFVQAFHDYDSRLLGEIHVALLRLIIKDIEDVARTPTGLGINQNGAANPGGGHPQIVEGAYAWGFDIRNWQQHLNLLTWPEIFRQLALSAGFGPQLKKRSIAWSYTPDKDEGKGCQDAISNLRNGSAAVNAFAVMQEKGLLAPRRSRHRLTPGTVKFAAFHVLSLEGNKGLTVLDLAEKIQKSGLRDLTTSKTPEASISVALTRDTKLFERIAPSTYRVRAAYRKDPIDAEAVLSAARKKIQIFENGILAAEDVDDVERDDVENDEVERDEDFECEVDEDPEVDDLATPSVAKKSPDDYSEVIIFSENGKDSLCGDVGLAVKNEFDKDVLCSPVTGSKDVFCPSASSKQCVSGVDISTSNLDQENMEIDESKSGESWVQGLTEGEYSDLSVEERLRGLVALIGVANEGNTIRVVLEDRLEAANALKKQMLAEAQLDKSRLKEENVGRLDFPSFMGGKAEVQATGVEDGQSPLRDVDNRNIEASPVTAENQKSIHGSQGVQNQLNGVPVERTSAAQDFSMGSDNFLSQQLAYASKRSRSQLKSYIAHRAEEMYAYRSLPLGQDRRHNRYWQFVASASRNDPGSGRIFIELNNGSWRLIDTEGAFDALVTALDTRGIRESHLRLMLQKIEASFRENGRKNAHCPNHAGPSKNHVKNEADEMDSSPDFPSRFDSPESTVCALNSDTTQSSSSFRIELDRSETEKRAALRRYQDFQKWMWKECFNSSTLCATKYGKERCRPLFDVCDVCLSCYYFEDSHCDTCHQTFDAFNGNFDFNEHVIQCKRKRTLEPWDFHIPCTSVPLARRLLKALIGLVEVCTPPEALQSVWIEDRRKMWGEKLNASSSMEELLQTLTLFETAVKKDFLSSHFALTEELLGSCKQLGVVRDYLDNGSVPVLPWIPLTTAAVALRLHEIDSAITYVKQATPEPTADKEVGEYLNQPMRLLASRSETELTEAGLNEYTREDNSTHLKSGRNSFRRGRGGREQGRGKRWQKKVNNPKSVASRRNIRGNENLSQGLRTVGKRTQGQGSGRGRRTVRKRRMKNRAVEGTPLGRMSDIRSSPESGGESPRNLAEEWDDEKIDMKGDEQGEGYEQGELGEGYEQGELGEGYEQGELGEGYEQGGALESEDDEQAVGYGQGNWEIGFDGTSSGWNRGLVEASDNDLDTSEDDNNVMEEVRDEDSEGDVDVDMSDASDEMPNAMRNDDGTESESSDDYSE, encoded by the exons ATGGAGGCGGCATCGGAGGGAGAAAATCAGAACAAAAATCATGAGAGCAATAGTAAATTTAACAATTCCAGTGAGGGGCAGAGCAAGCCCAAGCGTCAGATGAAGACCCCCTTTCAGCTCGAAACCCTCGAGAAAGCATATGCCT TGGATACCTACCCTTCGGAGGCGGTTAGGGCTGAGCTATCGGAAAGATTAGGGCTTTCCGATCGGCAGTTGCAGATGTGGTTCTGTCACAGAAGGTTGAAGGACAAGAAGGAAGGGGGTCCACCCAAGAAGCAGCGGAAATTGGCACCCCCTTTGCCTGAGCCTCCTATGGATGATTTGGCTCATGGCTCAGAGCCGGGTAGTGATTATGGGTCGGGCTCTGGCTCCGGCTCAAGCCCCTTTGGTCATGCACAGTTGCGGAATGTGGTGGCTAGGGGTGTGGCTGATGACATTCCAATGAGGGGGAGGAGGTATTATGAGTCGCCGCAGTCGAAATTGGAGCTCAGAGCCATTGCTTGTGTGGAAGCTCAGTTGGGAGAACCATTGAGGGAAAATGGCCCGCTTCTTGGGATAGAGTTTGATCCTTTGCCGCCAGATGCATTTGGGGCACCTATAG TTGCGGAGCAGCAGAAGCGGTCTGCCCATGCTTTGGAGGGCAAATATGAGCGTCATGATGCAAAACCAAATAAA GCTGCTCCAAGGACCCTCCATGAATATCCCTTTCTTCAAGATCACTCCAGTATTCGGTCTGATGCATATGGACAAGTCTCTCAATCTCATTTTCACGATTCAGCCATTGATGGTCCATCTGCAAGAACTTCATCATTTGCTGTTGGAAATGAGCCGTTGTCAAGGGTTCATGTCCATGGTCATGCATCGCGTGTTCGTCTTCTGTCTCAGCAGGAGAGGCAAGCGGTGCCCTACTCATCTCCTGTTGATGATGGAAGCGTACCacaaagggactccttcactaaCGTAAGAGTAAATACTCAGTTTAGTGATCCCCCTGTTGTTGCTCCGGAAAACTCTAATTTATTATCTGAAGATCAAATTAATGACTCTATTCTGAGAATGGAGAGGAAACGCAAG AGTGAAGAAGTGAGAATCGCTAAAGAAGTTGAAGCTCATGAGCTGCGGATCCGGAAGGAGCTGGAGAAACAAGATATTCTGAGGAGAAAG AATGAGGAACGAATGAGGAAGGAAATGGAAAGGCAAGACCGTGAGAGacgaaaagaagaagagaggttgATGCGTGAAAGGCAGCGCGAGGAAGAGAGATTAAAGCGTGAGCAAAAACGTGAAATTGAACGAAGGGAAAAGTTTTTACAGAAAGAGTATATAAGA GCTGAGAAAAGGAGGCAGAAGGAAGAGCTTCGCAAAGAGAGAGAGGTAGTGAGACGCAAAGCTGCACTTGAGAAGGCAACTGCACGCAGGCTTGCTAAAGAATCTATGGAGCTTATTGAGGATGAGCAACTAGAACTAATGGAGTTGGCAGCTGCAAGCAAGGGTTTGTCCTCCATTATTTCTATTGATCTTGACACCCTGCAAAACCTTGATGCATTCAGAG ATTCTTTGGTTGCATTCCCACCTAGGTCTGTGCAATTAAAAAGACCATTTGCAATTCAGCCGTGGATCAATTCAGAGGCGAATATTGGTAACCTTCTCATG GTTTGGAGATTTTTGATTACCTTCGCTGATGTTCTCGAGTTATGGCCCTTTACCCTTGATGAGTTTGTTCAAGCATTTCATGACTAT GATTCAAGGTTGTTAGGAGAGATCCATGTTGCTCTCTTGAGGTTGATTATCAAAGATATTGAAGATGTTGCAAGGACTCCTACTGGATTAGGAATAAATCAAAATGGTGCTGCTAATCCTGGAGGTGGACATCCACAGATTGTTGAAGGA GCATATGCATGGGGCTTTGATATACGAAACTGGCAGCAGCACTTAAATCTGCTAACATGGCCTGAAATATTCCGGCAACTAGCACTCTCTGCCGGATTTGGGCCACAGCTGAAGAAAAGGAGTATTGCATGGTCATACACACCCGATAAGGATGAG GGTAAAGGTTGTCAGGATGCCATTTCTAATCTACGAAATGGTTCCGCAGCTGTAAATGCATTTGCAGTAATGCAAGAGAAAGGCTTACTGGCTCCAAGAAGATCTAGACACCGGTTGACTCCTGGAACTGTAAAGTTTGCAGCTTTTCATGTGCTTTCACTTGAGGGAAATAAGGGACTAACAGTGTTAGATCTTGCAGAAAAGATTCAG aaaTCTGGCCTTCGGGACCTGACAACAAGCAAGACTCCTGAAGCTTCAATTTCTGTAGCTTTGACAAGAGATACTAAGCTCTTTGAAAGAATAGCTCCTTCAACATATCGTGTACGAGCTGCTTACAGAAAGGATCCTATTGATGCTGAGGCTGTACTTTCAGCGGCCAGGAAGAAAATTCAGATATTTGAAAATGGAATTTTAGCTGCAGAAGATGTCGATGATGTTGAAAGAGATGATGTTGAAAATGATGAGGTTGAAAGAGACGAAGACTTTGAATGTGAAGTTGATGAAGATCCTGAAGTTGATGACTTAGCTACTCCATCAGTTGCAAAGAAATCCCCTGATGATTACAGTGAAGTAATTATTTTCTCAGAAAATGGAAAGGACAGTTTATGCGGCGATGTTGGACTTGCTGTGAAAAATGAGTTTGATAAGGATGTTTTATGTTCCCCCGTCACTGGTTCCAAAGATGTATTCTGTCCTAGTGCTTCCTCAAAACAGTGTGTTTCAGGTGTAGATATTAGTACTAGTAATCTTGACCAAGAAAATATGGAGATTGATGAAAGCAAGTCAGGTGAGTCATGGGTTCAAGGACTTACAGAAGGGGAATATTCTGATCTCAGCGTGGAAGAGCGTCTTAGAGGTCTTGTTGCCTTAATTGGTGTTGCAAATGAAGGAAACACCATTCGTGTTGTTCTCGAG GATCGCTTAGAAGCTGCAAATGCTCTTAAGAAGCAAATGTTGGCAGAGGCACAGCTGGATAAAAGTCGCCTAAAAGAAGAGAATGTTGGtaggttagattttccatctttTATGGGAGGCAAAGCTGAAGTACAAGCTACCGGAGTAGAGGACGGCCAAAGTCCCTTACGGGATGTTGATAACAGAAACATTGAAGCATCTCCAGTCACTGCAGAAAATCAAAAGTCTATCCATGGGTCACAAGGTGTTCAGAATCAGCTAAATGGTGTGCCTGTTGAAAGGACCTCAGCAGCCCAAGATTTCTCCATGGGTTCTGATAACTTTTTGTCTCAGCAacttgcatatgcatcaaaaaGGTCACGCTCACAGTTAAAATCATATATTGCACATAGAGCAGAAGAGATGTATGCATACAGGTCCCTGCCTCTTGGTCAAGATCGTAGGCATAATCGATACTGGCAATTTGTTGCATCTGCATCAAGAAATGATCCTGGTTCAGGCAgaatttttattgaattgaacaaTGGAAGCTGGAGGCTTATTGACACTGAAGGG GCCTTTGATGCTCTTGTTACGGCTCTGGACACACGCGGGATTAGGGAATCTCATTTACGCTTAATGTTGCAAAAGATTGAGGCATCCTTCAGGGAGAATGGTCGGAAAAATGCACATTGTCCTAACCATGCAGGCCCGAGTAAAAACCATGTTAAAAATGAAGCCGACGAAATGGATTCTAGTCCTGATTTCCCTTCTCGTTTTGACAGCCCTGAAAGTACAGTCTGTGCTTTGAATTCTGATACAACGCAGAGCTCCTCTTCTTTCAGAATTGAGCTCGACAGAAGTGAAACTGAGAAAAGGGCTGCCTTGAGAAGGTATCAAGATTTTCAGAAGTGGATGTGGAAAGAATGCTTTAATTCATCTACCTTATGTGCCACGAAATATGGGAAGGAGAGATGCAGACCGCTGTTTGATGTTTGTGATGTCTGCCTCAGTTGTTATTACTTTGAGGATTCCCACTGCGATACTTGCCATCAGACTTTTGATGCCTTCAACGGAAATTTTGACTTTAATGAACATGTAATTCaatgtaaaagaaaaaggaCGTTGGAACCTTGGGATTTCCATATTCCTTGTACTTCTGTTCCCTTGGCCAGGAGATTGCTCAAGGCATTAATAGGTCTTGTTGAG GTATGTACCCCACCAGAGGCTCTTCAATCAGTTTGGATTGAAGACCGTCGAAAGATGTGGGGAGAGAAACTGAATGCGTCATCATCAATGGAAGAACTTCTACAG ACATTGACTCTGTTTGAGACTGCTGTGAAGAAAGACTTTCTGTCATCACACTTTGCACTGACGGAGGAATTGCTGGGCTCCTGCAAACAGCTGGGGGTTGTTCGCGATTATCTTGACAATGGATCCGTTCCTGTACTTCCTTGGATACCACTTACCACTGCAGCCGTGGCTTTGAGGCTTCATGAGATAGATTCAGCAATTACATATGTAAAGCAAGCGACACCTGAGCCCACCGCGGACAAGGAAGTGGGAGAATATCTT AATCAACCTATGAGACTTCTGGCATCGAGGAGTGAGACTGAACTAACAGAAGCAGGCCTCAATGAGTACACGAGGGAAGACAACAGTACTCACCTGAAAAGTGGACGAAACAGCTTTAGACGTGGTAGAGGAGGTCGAGAGCAAGGACGCGGTAAAAGGTGGCAGAAAAAGGTGAATAATCCCAAATCAGTGGCAAGTCGTCGGAACATTAGGGGTAATGAGAATTTGAGTCAAGGGTTGAGAACTGTGGGAAAACGAACGCAGGGACAAGGGAGTGGACGGGGTCGCCGAACTGTTAGAAAGAGGAGAATGAAGAACAGGGCTGTTGAGGGGACACCTCTGGGCCGTATGAGTGACATACGCAGCAGCCCTGAGAGTGGAGGAGAATCGCCAAGAAACTTGGCTGAGGAATGGGATGATGAAAAGATCGATATGAAAGGTGACGAGCAAGGAGAGGGATATGAACAAGGGGAGTTGGGAGAGGGATATGAACAAGGAGAGTTGGGAGAGGGATATGAACAAGGAGAGTTAGGAGAAGGATATGAACAAGGAGGCGCATTGGAATCTGAAGACGACGAACAAGCAGTGGGATATGGACAAGGTAACTGGGAAATTGGGTTTGATGGGACTTCCAGCGGATGGAACAGGGGTTTAGTAGAAGCTAGTGACAACGATTTGGATACTTCTGAAGATGACAATAACGTCATGGAAGAAGTGAGAGACGAAGATTCAGAAGGGGATGTAGATGTCGATATGAGTGATGCCTCGGATGAAATGCCAAACGCGATGAGAAACGATGATGGCACAGAGTCGGAAAGTTCAGATGACTATAGTGAATGA
- the LOC103446378 gene encoding homeobox-DDT domain protein RLT1 isoform X3, which yields MEAASEGENQNKNHESNSKFNNSSEGQSKPKRQMKTPFQLETLEKAYALDTYPSEAVRAELSERLGLSDRQLQMWFCHRRLKDKKEGGPPKKQRKLAPPLPEPPMDDLAHGSEPGSDYGSGSGSGSSPFGHAQLRNVVARGVADDIPMRGRRYYESPQSKLELRAIACVEAQLGEPLRENGPLLGIEFDPLPPDAFGAPIAVAEQQKRSAHALEGKYERHDAKPNKAAPRTLHEYPFLQDHSSIRSDAYGQVSQSHFHDSAIDGPSARTSSFAVGNEPLSRVHVHGHASRVRLLSQQERQAVPYSSPVDDGSVPQRDSFTNVRVNTQFSDPPVVAPENSNLLSEDQINDSILRMERKRKSEEVRIAKEVEAHELRIRKELEKQDILRRKNEERMRKEMERQDRERRKEEERLMRERQREEERLKREQKREIERREKFLQKEYIRAEKRRQKEELRKEREVVRRKAALEKATARRLAKESMELIEDEQLELMELAAASKGLSSIISIDLDTLQNLDAFRDSLVAFPPRSVQLKRPFAIQPWINSEANIGNLLMVWRFLITFADVLELWPFTLDEFVQAFHDYDSRLLGEIHVALLRLIIKDIEDVARTPTGLGINQNGAANPGGGHPQIVEGAYAWGFDIRNWQQHLNLLTWPEIFRQLALSAGFGPQLKKRSIAWSYTPDKDEGKGCQDAISNLRNGSAAVNAFAVMQEKGLLAPRRSRHRLTPGTVKFAAFHVLSLEGNKGLTVLDLAEKIQKSGLRDLTTSKTPEASISVALTRDTKLFERIAPSTYRVRAAYRKDPIDAEAVLSAARKKIQIFENGILAAEDVDDVERDDVENDEVERDEDFECEVDEDPEVDDLATPSVAKKSPDDYSEVIIFSENGKDSLCGDVGLAVKNEFDKDVLCSPVTGSKDVFCPSASSKQCVSGVDISTSNLDQENMEIDESKSGESWVQGLTEGEYSDLSVEERLRGLVALIGVANEGNTIRVVLEDRLEAANALKKQMLAEAQLDKSRLKEENVGRLDFPSFMGGKAEVQATGVEDGQSPLRDVDNRNIEASPVTAENQKSIHGSQGVQNQLNGVPVERTSAAQDFSMGSDNFLSQQLAYASKRSRSQLKSYIAHRAEEMYAYRSLPLGQDRRHNRYWQFVASASRNDPGSGRIFIELNNGSWRLIDTEGAFDALVTALDTRGIRESHLRLMLQKIEASFRENGRKNAHCPNHAGPSKNHVKNEADEMDSSPDFPSRFDSPESTVCALNSDTTQSSSSFRIELDRSETEKRAALRRYQDFQKWMWKECFNSSTLCATKYGKERCRPLFDVCDVCLSCYYFEDSHCDTCHQTFDAFNGNFDFNEHVIQCKRKRTLEPWDFHIPCTSVPLARRLLKALIGLVEVCTPPEALQSVWIEDRRKMWGEKLNASSSMEELLQTLTLFETAVKKDFLSSHFALTEELLGSCKQLGVVRDYLDNGSVPVLPWIPLTTAAVALRLHEIDSAITYVKQATPEPTADKEVGEYLNQPMRLLASRSETELTEAGLNEYTREDNSTHLKSGRNSFRRGRGGREQGRGKRWQKKVNNPKSVASRRNIRGNENLSQGLRTVGKRTQGQGSGRGRRTVRKRRMKNRAVEGTPLGRMSDIRSSPESGGESPRNLAEEWDDEKIDMKGDEQGEGYEQGELGEGYEQGELGEGYEQGELGEGYEQGGALESEDDEQAVGYGQGNWEIGFDGTSSGWNRGLVEASDNDLDTSEDDNNVMEEVRDEDSEGDVDVDMSDASDEMPNAMRNDDGTESESSDDYSE from the exons ATGGAGGCGGCATCGGAGGGAGAAAATCAGAACAAAAATCATGAGAGCAATAGTAAATTTAACAATTCCAGTGAGGGGCAGAGCAAGCCCAAGCGTCAGATGAAGACCCCCTTTCAGCTCGAAACCCTCGAGAAAGCATATGCCT TGGATACCTACCCTTCGGAGGCGGTTAGGGCTGAGCTATCGGAAAGATTAGGGCTTTCCGATCGGCAGTTGCAGATGTGGTTCTGTCACAGAAGGTTGAAGGACAAGAAGGAAGGGGGTCCACCCAAGAAGCAGCGGAAATTGGCACCCCCTTTGCCTGAGCCTCCTATGGATGATTTGGCTCATGGCTCAGAGCCGGGTAGTGATTATGGGTCGGGCTCTGGCTCCGGCTCAAGCCCCTTTGGTCATGCACAGTTGCGGAATGTGGTGGCTAGGGGTGTGGCTGATGACATTCCAATGAGGGGGAGGAGGTATTATGAGTCGCCGCAGTCGAAATTGGAGCTCAGAGCCATTGCTTGTGTGGAAGCTCAGTTGGGAGAACCATTGAGGGAAAATGGCCCGCTTCTTGGGATAGAGTTTGATCCTTTGCCGCCAGATGCATTTGGGGCACCTATAG CAGTTGCGGAGCAGCAGAAGCGGTCTGCCCATGCTTTGGAGGGCAAATATGAGCGTCATGATGCAAAACCAAATAAA GCTGCTCCAAGGACCCTCCATGAATATCCCTTTCTTCAAGATCACTCCAGTATTCGGTCTGATGCATATGGACAAGTCTCTCAATCTCATTTTCACGATTCAGCCATTGATGGTCCATCTGCAAGAACTTCATCATTTGCTGTTGGAAATGAGCCGTTGTCAAGGGTTCATGTCCATGGTCATGCATCGCGTGTTCGTCTTCTGTCTCAGCAGGAGAGGCAAGCGGTGCCCTACTCATCTCCTGTTGATGATGGAAGCGTACCacaaagggactccttcactaaCGTAAGAGTAAATACTCAGTTTAGTGATCCCCCTGTTGTTGCTCCGGAAAACTCTAATTTATTATCTGAAGATCAAATTAATGACTCTATTCTGAGAATGGAGAGGAAACGCAAG AGTGAAGAAGTGAGAATCGCTAAAGAAGTTGAAGCTCATGAGCTGCGGATCCGGAAGGAGCTGGAGAAACAAGATATTCTGAGGAGAAAG AATGAGGAACGAATGAGGAAGGAAATGGAAAGGCAAGACCGTGAGAGacgaaaagaagaagagaggttgATGCGTGAAAGGCAGCGCGAGGAAGAGAGATTAAAGCGTGAGCAAAAACGTGAAATTGAACGAAGGGAAAAGTTTTTACAGAAAGAGTATATAAGA GCTGAGAAAAGGAGGCAGAAGGAAGAGCTTCGCAAAGAGAGAGAGGTAGTGAGACGCAAAGCTGCACTTGAGAAGGCAACTGCACGCAGGCTTGCTAAAGAATCTATGGAGCTTATTGAGGATGAGCAACTAGAACTAATGGAGTTGGCAGCTGCAAGCAAGGGTTTGTCCTCCATTATTTCTATTGATCTTGACACCCTGCAAAACCTTGATGCATTCAGAG ATTCTTTGGTTGCATTCCCACCTAGGTCTGTGCAATTAAAAAGACCATTTGCAATTCAGCCGTGGATCAATTCAGAGGCGAATATTGGTAACCTTCTCATG GTTTGGAGATTTTTGATTACCTTCGCTGATGTTCTCGAGTTATGGCCCTTTACCCTTGATGAGTTTGTTCAAGCATTTCATGACTAT GATTCAAGGTTGTTAGGAGAGATCCATGTTGCTCTCTTGAGGTTGATTATCAAAGATATTGAAGATGTTGCAAGGACTCCTACTGGATTAGGAATAAATCAAAATGGTGCTGCTAATCCTGGAGGTGGACATCCACAGATTGTTGAAGGA GCATATGCATGGGGCTTTGATATACGAAACTGGCAGCAGCACTTAAATCTGCTAACATGGCCTGAAATATTCCGGCAACTAGCACTCTCTGCCGGATTTGGGCCACAGCTGAAGAAAAGGAGTATTGCATGGTCATACACACCCGATAAGGATGAG GGTAAAGGTTGTCAGGATGCCATTTCTAATCTACGAAATGGTTCCGCAGCTGTAAATGCATTTGCAGTAATGCAAGAGAAAGGCTTACTGGCTCCAAGAAGATCTAGACACCGGTTGACTCCTGGAACTGTAAAGTTTGCAGCTTTTCATGTGCTTTCACTTGAGGGAAATAAGGGACTAACAGTGTTAGATCTTGCAGAAAAGATTCAG aaaTCTGGCCTTCGGGACCTGACAACAAGCAAGACTCCTGAAGCTTCAATTTCTGTAGCTTTGACAAGAGATACTAAGCTCTTTGAAAGAATAGCTCCTTCAACATATCGTGTACGAGCTGCTTACAGAAAGGATCCTATTGATGCTGAGGCTGTACTTTCAGCGGCCAGGAAGAAAATTCAGATATTTGAAAATGGAATTTTAGCTGCAGAAGATGTCGATGATGTTGAAAGAGATGATGTTGAAAATGATGAGGTTGAAAGAGACGAAGACTTTGAATGTGAAGTTGATGAAGATCCTGAAGTTGATGACTTAGCTACTCCATCAGTTGCAAAGAAATCCCCTGATGATTACAGTGAAGTAATTATTTTCTCAGAAAATGGAAAGGACAGTTTATGCGGCGATGTTGGACTTGCTGTGAAAAATGAGTTTGATAAGGATGTTTTATGTTCCCCCGTCACTGGTTCCAAAGATGTATTCTGTCCTAGTGCTTCCTCAAAACAGTGTGTTTCAGGTGTAGATATTAGTACTAGTAATCTTGACCAAGAAAATATGGAGATTGATGAAAGCAAGTCAGGTGAGTCATGGGTTCAAGGACTTACAGAAGGGGAATATTCTGATCTCAGCGTGGAAGAGCGTCTTAGAGGTCTTGTTGCCTTAATTGGTGTTGCAAATGAAGGAAACACCATTCGTGTTGTTCTCGAG GATCGCTTAGAAGCTGCAAATGCTCTTAAGAAGCAAATGTTGGCAGAGGCACAGCTGGATAAAAGTCGCCTAAAAGAAGAGAATGTTGGtaggttagattttccatctttTATGGGAGGCAAAGCTGAAGTACAAGCTACCGGAGTAGAGGACGGCCAAAGTCCCTTACGGGATGTTGATAACAGAAACATTGAAGCATCTCCAGTCACTGCAGAAAATCAAAAGTCTATCCATGGGTCACAAGGTGTTCAGAATCAGCTAAATGGTGTGCCTGTTGAAAGGACCTCAGCAGCCCAAGATTTCTCCATGGGTTCTGATAACTTTTTGTCTCAGCAacttgcatatgcatcaaaaaGGTCACGCTCACAGTTAAAATCATATATTGCACATAGAGCAGAAGAGATGTATGCATACAGGTCCCTGCCTCTTGGTCAAGATCGTAGGCATAATCGATACTGGCAATTTGTTGCATCTGCATCAAGAAATGATCCTGGTTCAGGCAgaatttttattgaattgaacaaTGGAAGCTGGAGGCTTATTGACACTGAAGGG GCCTTTGATGCTCTTGTTACGGCTCTGGACACACGCGGGATTAGGGAATCTCATTTACGCTTAATGTTGCAAAAGATTGAGGCATCCTTCAGGGAGAATGGTCGGAAAAATGCACATTGTCCTAACCATGCAGGCCCGAGTAAAAACCATGTTAAAAATGAAGCCGACGAAATGGATTCTAGTCCTGATTTCCCTTCTCGTTTTGACAGCCCTGAAAGTACAGTCTGTGCTTTGAATTCTGATACAACGCAGAGCTCCTCTTCTTTCAGAATTGAGCTCGACAGAAGTGAAACTGAGAAAAGGGCTGCCTTGAGAAGGTATCAAGATTTTCAGAAGTGGATGTGGAAAGAATGCTTTAATTCATCTACCTTATGTGCCACGAAATATGGGAAGGAGAGATGCAGACCGCTGTTTGATGTTTGTGATGTCTGCCTCAGTTGTTATTACTTTGAGGATTCCCACTGCGATACTTGCCATCAGACTTTTGATGCCTTCAACGGAAATTTTGACTTTAATGAACATGTAATTCaatgtaaaagaaaaaggaCGTTGGAACCTTGGGATTTCCATATTCCTTGTACTTCTGTTCCCTTGGCCAGGAGATTGCTCAAGGCATTAATAGGTCTTGTTGAG GTATGTACCCCACCAGAGGCTCTTCAATCAGTTTGGATTGAAGACCGTCGAAAGATGTGGGGAGAGAAACTGAATGCGTCATCATCAATGGAAGAACTTCTACAG ACATTGACTCTGTTTGAGACTGCTGTGAAGAAAGACTTTCTGTCATCACACTTTGCACTGACGGAGGAATTGCTGGGCTCCTGCAAACAGCTGGGGGTTGTTCGCGATTATCTTGACAATGGATCCGTTCCTGTACTTCCTTGGATACCACTTACCACTGCAGCCGTGGCTTTGAGGCTTCATGAGATAGATTCAGCAATTACATATGTAAAGCAAGCGACACCTGAGCCCACCGCGGACAAGGAAGTGGGAGAATATCTT AATCAACCTATGAGACTTCTGGCATCGAGGAGTGAGACTGAACTAACAGAAGCAGGCCTCAATGAGTACACGAGGGAAGACAACAGTACTCACCTGAAAAGTGGACGAAACAGCTTTAGACGTGGTAGAGGAGGTCGAGAGCAAGGACGCGGTAAAAGGTGGCAGAAAAAGGTGAATAATCCCAAATCAGTGGCAAGTCGTCGGAACATTAGGGGTAATGAGAATTTGAGTCAAGGGTTGAGAACTGTGGGAAAACGAACGCAGGGACAAGGGAGTGGACGGGGTCGCCGAACTGTTAGAAAGAGGAGAATGAAGAACAGGGCTGTTGAGGGGACACCTCTGGGCCGTATGAGTGACATACGCAGCAGCCCTGAGAGTGGAGGAGAATCGCCAAGAAACTTGGCTGAGGAATGGGATGATGAAAAGATCGATATGAAAGGTGACGAGCAAGGAGAGGGATATGAACAAGGGGAGTTGGGAGAGGGATATGAACAAGGAGAGTTGGGAGAGGGATATGAACAAGGAGAGTTAGGAGAAGGATATGAACAAGGAGGCGCATTGGAATCTGAAGACGACGAACAAGCAGTGGGATATGGACAAGGTAACTGGGAAATTGGGTTTGATGGGACTTCCAGCGGATGGAACAGGGGTTTAGTAGAAGCTAGTGACAACGATTTGGATACTTCTGAAGATGACAATAACGTCATGGAAGAAGTGAGAGACGAAGATTCAGAAGGGGATGTAGATGTCGATATGAGTGATGCCTCGGATGAAATGCCAAACGCGATGAGAAACGATGATGGCACAGAGTCGGAAAGTTCAGATGACTATAGTGAATGA